DNA from Osmerus mordax isolate fOsmMor3 chromosome 2, fOsmMor3.pri, whole genome shotgun sequence:
AGCGTCCGTATAGAGTCTAAACGGTAAGCTAAAATCTGCGTACGCCAATACAGGGGCACTCAATAATGCTTGCTTTAGCTCCTCAAATGCTTGCTGGCATGCTGGAGACCACTGCAACAGTCTTCTCCGGGTCCATGGTGACCCCTTGTTGACCTACTGTGTGGCCCAGATATTTCACCTCCTTCCGACAAAGACAGCACTTTGATCTTTAAACCATGCACTTGGAGACGCTGGAATACTTGTCGGAGGTGCTGGAGGTGGCTGTTGAAACATGGAGAAAACACAATAATATCGTCCAGGTAGATAAACAAGAAATCATTTACTAACCCTCCTAGGCACCGCTGCATCAGACGTTGGAACATCGCTGGGGTGTTGCACAGACCGAATGGCATAACTAGGGCCAAGCAGCTCCCTCCCCTCTGACCCTTCTGTTCTAGGAGTGAAGTCCACTGCACACTAAAAACTTCACTGTAATATCTTGCAAGTCACCCAATTAAATGGCACACCGCACGTTTAAAACAACCACCTCCAATACAGGGCGCAAAATTACACCGTTACGGTACGTGGTGCTCCGAGGTCTGGGATGTTGCATGGCTGGCCCAGATAGTGAGTGGCTCGCCAACACAGTGCAGGCAACGAACGAGTTGGAGTAGGCTAGTTAACAAACAAACAGGTAATAAGCGGTCCGTTTGGTCCGCAGCGGGCCGATATGGACCGTACATCATCGTTTCGTTAGTCTGCGCTTGGGTCTACCACTGCCACCCCCGAAACAGTATTATCCGGCCAAAATAGACCCAGCCGACAGAGATGCTCTCCGCCATGCCATATCCCAACAAGGAGCCATCCTGGGGCAGCACGACAAGGCCCTTCAGTCCATCTCGGCTAGCCTGAATGCGTGAGCCCCATGTCCCAGCGCCTGAACACTCCAACGGTGACCTAGGATCCTGCCGTGCATTCCTGGGTTCAGTGTTCCGTGTTGTTTGAACAGCAGCCCACTACCTACGCCACTGACAGGTCCAGGATCGCATACCTGCTTGACTCGCTAAGAGTAGATGCACTCGCTTGGGCCTCTGCACTGTGGGAGAGACAAGGGGAGGTCTGCTTCTCCTACGAGGACTTCACCGGGGAGATGCGCAAGGTGTTTGACCACCCAGTACGTGGCAAGGATGCCGCAAAGCAGCTCCCCACCACCCTTACGACTGTGCCATAGACCTCCTACCCGGTTCTCCCTACCCCAGCAGTCGGCTGTATAACCTCTCCCGCACCGTGCAGGTCACCATGGAGGAGTACATTCAGGACTCACTGGCTGCTGGCCTTATCCATCCATATTCTTCACTCCTGGATGCAggggtgaaaatgtatttttcgtTGGGAAGAAGGATGGAACACTGCGCCCCTGTATCGACTACCGGGGTCTCAACAACATCACGGTAAGGAACAAGTTCCCACTACCCCTCATCAGTTCAGCATTCATCCCCCTTCATGGAGCTTCCATAGTCACCAAACTGGATCTACGAAACGCCTATCGCCTGATTCGCATCCGTGAGGGAGACAAATGAAAGACCTCTTTCAAGACCCCCCTTGGACACTTTGAGTATTCCTTAATGCCTTTCAGGTTAACCAACGCCCCTGACGTTTTTCAGGCCCTAGTCAATGACGTGTTCCACAACATGTTGAAccgttttgtttttgtgtatctggacgattttttttttttttctcggcCCCCTGCTGAACACGAGCAACATGTGCGTCAGGTCCTTCAACGCCTTTTGGAGAACAGGCTCTTTGTCAAGGCTGAGAAGTGCGTGTTCCACGTTCCCTCCGTGTCCTTCCTGGGATACATCATAGCCGAGGGTCAGGTGAAGATGGACCCCACCAAGGTCTCTGCATTGGCAAAATGGCCTGCTCCCGACAACCTGAAATGGTTACAACGCTTCCTGGGCTTCGCCAACTTTTATCACTGTTTCATCCGCAACTACAGCCGCATTGCGACTCCACATCCACACCATTCTCTTGGACTCCAGAGGCTGAGGCTGCTTTCCAAAGGTTGAAGAGCTGCCGGACCCGGAGCTCCAGTTTGTTGTTAAAGTTGATGCTTCTGACACAAGGCTAGGGCTGTGCTCTCCCAACGGTCTCTTGCGGACCAGAAGTTACACCCCTGCGCCTTCTTCTCCAGTAGAGTCACTCCTCCAGAGAGGAACTACAACGTAGGGAACAGGGAGCTTCTTGTGGTAAAGCTGGCTCTGGATGAATGGCGTCATTGGCTGGAGGGAGCCGAGCTGCCCTTCATTGTGTGGACCGACCACAAGAACCTTTCCTACATACACACCGCCAAGCGTCTGAACGCCCGCCAAGCCAGATGGGCCCTGTTCTTTGGTCGCTTTCGGTTCCACCTCACATACCGCCCAGGCTCCCGAAATGTCAAGCCAGATGCCCTCTCCCGCCTGCACTCTGTCTGGGATAACACGCCTGATCCGGGTTCCATCCTGCCTCCCACCTGCCTGATTGCTGCCCTCACATGGGAGGTCGGGTCCCTGGTCAAACGAGCTCAGACAGTGCAACCCGAGATCCTGGTACCGGTCCCCCCAACAGCCTGTTCGTTCCGGACTCTGCCAGCTCCAAGGTGCTCCAATGGGCTAACTCTAGGCGTCCAGGCATCACCCGCACTCTGGACGTTCTCCGACACCCGTTCTTTTGTTTCTGCCTGTACCACCTGCGCTCAGAAGAAGTCCTCCACCAGACCCCGGGCTGGCCTTCTCTACATCCCTTACCCATCCCCAGTCATTCCTGGTCTCATATAGCCTTGGACTTTGTCacaggtctccctccatccgGGGGTAACACCACCATCCTCACGGTTATAGTCCCGTTCTCCAAAAAGGCGCCCATTTCATCGCCCTGCCAAAACTCCGGTCTGCCAAGGAGACCACCGACCTGCTAGTCCTTCATGTTCTCCGTTTGCATGGAATCCCCCTGGATATAGTTTCTGATCGTGGACCACAGTTCATATCACAGGTGTGGCAGGCTTTCTGCTCAGCCCTAGGGGccactctcagtctctcctcgGGTTACCACCCACAAACCAATGGCCAATCAGAGAGAGCCAACCAAGAGATGGAGGCCGCACTCCGATGTCTTGTTTCAGATCGCCCTTACAACCTGGAGCTCCCAGCTCCTGTGGGTCGAGTACTCACACAACACCCTCACCAGCGTCTCTACTGGCTTCTCCCCCTTTCAAGGCTCTCTTGGTTACCAACCCCCCCTATTTCCATACCAGGAGGCTGAGTTAACGGTCCCTCTGTCCAAGCTCACATGCTCTGTGCCTCGGGCCGCACGCAACAGCACAACAACAGGCACCGCGTCCCAGCACCTCAATAAGCCCCCGGTCAGAAGGTTTGGCTGTTTGCTAAAGTTCTCCCACTCAAAGTGTAATCCAAGAAGCTTGCCCCCCCATTTTGTTGGACCCTTCGAGATTGAATCatttgttaacccttgtgctgtccGTCTGcgactccctgcctcccttcggGTGCACCCCACCTTCCATGTGTCCCAGTTCAAGCCTGTCTCTGAAAGGCATGCTCTGTCATCGCATGCACCTgctccgccgcccccccccccggatcATTGACGATCACCTCGCCTACACGGTCCGGAGGCTGCTGGATGTCCGTGGTCTCGGGGTCCAGTACCTTGTGGATTGGGAGGGCTATGATCCGAAGGAGTAGTCCTGGATTCCTCTGCGCCAGATTCTCGATTCGTCACTCATTCGTTACTTTTGCCGTGCTCACCCGACTGGTTCTGGGCGTTCGCCGGGTGGCGTCCGTCTGATGGGGGTGGTACTGTCATGCCCTCTACCTCTGCCCCCGAGCAGCGGTTTTTGTTTATTTCTGTGTCTACCTGTGGTGGGTGTAGCCATGGTCTCCAGTCCCaattacccacacacactgcctcagtctccacaccTGTCTCCCATCAACTCATCAGCCCTGCAGTATATCAACCCTGGTTTTCACGTCAATTATCGCCGGATTATAGTTTTGTCTACCTTGGTAGTCCTTCCTCTCGGCTGCTACAGTCATTTAGACGTATTTTGTACTGTGCGAACTGTGTTTTTTCCTGTGTCTTCAGGATCGCCAACCTTCCCACCCTGCCAAACACCTACacagcctaccctgcctttcCCATCTGTTTTTGTCACCGCCATTCCACTCTGCAATAAGCCAGGCATTAAAACCTTTCTGGACCATACCTTATCGTTTCGTTAGTCTGTGTTGTGAGCTTGGGTCCAAGggcctgtaagtcgctctggataagagcgtctactaaatgtaaatatagttaAAGACAGCTCAAAGTCAATGCCACAGCTTAACAAATTTGCAACCTCTAGAATATTCTTTTTTGTGTAAGATTTAATTTCCTTATGACCCACATTTTATAGTACCTACCGTTTATGTACATAAAAATATACTCAACACACTTATTTCCTTTTCAAACATCTACACAGTGTTTTATTGCGAATTTGAGTTAGTGTCAGACCATAAATGAGAGGGTTGAATAATGGAGGACCTATTAGAATTTCAACAGCCAAGAAGTTTTGAAGGCTCTGTGGCAAATCGCTTGAGCCATAATGCATATGCATAACATCCAAAAGAGCAGCAattgtaatgttaaataacgcAAGTAAATGTGGCAAACAAGTTCTCATGAACTTTCCTCTCATGGGCTCATGGAGATTTCTATCCATGGTGATGGTAACAGTAAGGGCAACATTTACCATAATAATAACACAGTAACTGCTTACTTTAAAAGCACTTTACTGCTTACTTTAAAAGCTCCTCgaacccagacagagagagttctaTTGCAGATAACACATTTTCcattataaaaaaaacacaaaaatctaAACCTTTACAGAATTTATGATGTCATCTCTCTTGTTTGATAATCTGTTTACTGAATATTAATATTGAATTAGATATATCTCATtatattaaacttaacattacatgtacagtataagaaaaagaaagattatTTGAGCAGATATATGATTTATTTTATACTAATGTTAAGTCTGTGCTGTGTAGTTCCAGCCACTATTCTTACCCTTGCTGACTATCAGTTTGGTCCCGGTCTAATCATATATACACATGAGCAGGTTGTTATGAGATTCAATGGGTCCAATCAGTGATCTGACCTTACATCATATCGTAAATCCAGTGAGCTTTCATCTCACAGTGAATTTCATAATATTGCCAGGTCATTGATGCAGACTATAGACAGAATAACAATATGGACACATTCATTCAGCGCTAATTGGTTCTATGGTACAGATTCAGATACGAAAGGTTGCACAAACCCACTTTTTTAATGTAAAATTTAAAAATAATAAGTgcaaacatactgtatatacattaAACGTAATGCTCAAAATACAATAAGTAACAAGAAAAAAATTGTCgtaaaatatattattatgaTAATATTGATTATTTTCTGTGCATAAACAATGAAAGGACATCAGACAGATTTGTGTGATGCTTTGCATCTGAAGTCTCAGGAATGTCTGGTAAACAATTAGTATTCATCCAAAATATTTTTGCAACAAGACATGATGTTAACAATCTATGAACAAGTTATCCTGCAACAAGTTACACTGTAGTACACTATCACTAACGTGAGTTAGCTCAGAACTGGATCAGATACTAACTGGATCACTCATGTTAACAAACAGAGCTACAGCAATGACAAACTTCCCATTCTTCCATATCTCCCTGAAACCACtagttttgtttaaaataaaaataattgtgtAACTTTTGTGGGACTGGGCCAAGATATAACAGTATTGTGTTTTTCTGAACAAACCTTTGAAAACATTCTTACTGACTACATACAACTGTCAACCCCAAAGTCAATGCCCTTAGCAAATTTGCAACCTctagaatatatttttttttttaaggtttaATTTCCCTATGACCCACCTTTTACAGTACATACCATTTATGCATGTAAACAATATACTCAACACACTATTATTTCCTTTTCAAACATCTACACAGTATTTTATTGCGAATTTGAGTTAGTGTCAGACCATAAATGAGGGGGTTGAATAATGGAGGACCTATTAGAATTTCAACAGCCAAGAAGTTTTGAAGGCTCTGTGGCAAATCGTTTGAGCCATAACGCATATGCATAACATCGAATAGACCAGCAATTGAAATGTTAAATAATGCAAATAAATGTGGCAAACAAGTACTCATGAACTTTCCTCTGTTTTCCAAGGACTTAAAACATGATCTGATCAACTGCATGTAAGAGCAAAATATAAAAATGGCAAGAAGAATATAGAAGAATATTGTTACATATGCAACTACATTGGTTGGTGTGGATGAAGTTACCCAACTGGTCGCATCACATGACAATTTAGCAACCAACCAATTAGCACAGTAgagtttctgtatgtgtgagcCACACAACCTCAGGTGGAAAGTAAATATAATAGCACTAGCTATAAGGCCAAAAGGAGCAATCCAGGAGAAAGAGACTAACTGTGCCACCCACTGCTTAGTCATGACAGAGTGATATTGCAGTGGTCTACATATTGCTACAAACCTATCATAGGCCATCACAGCTAGCAGACAAATATCAATGCAGAAAGAAGAATATATGACAAAAGCCTGAAACAAACATGCTGCATAGGAGATGACCTGTAAATGAGACAGCAGATCCATCAGAAATTTGGGGTAGAATCCTGCAGTACCAAAAAGTCCATTAATGCACAAATTACAAAGAAAGATATACATTGGCACATGAAAGATTCTGTTAAAGACGATAGTCATGATGACCGTAACATTAACTAGCACAATGACAAAGTAACACAATAAAGTGACAGAGAAGACAAGGACCCTGTAGTCTGTTATGTCTCCAAACCCAGACAGAGTGAATACTGTTACTACTGACATATTTCCCATTTTGCAAAAATAATAAGATTAAATTTAAGACCAAGCTATCTAAAACGAAATGGAAAAGGTCCCTTTCATTCAATGTCCTTATTGAAGGTTTGATCGTAATAATAAAGTATGATACCCAGTTAATATTAAACCTAACCTTACATTATACACAAGATAAGCAAAGAGTCGTTGTACCATGTTAAGCCTGTGCTGTGAAATTACATCTGTGGTTCTTTTCACCATTTTCTTCATTTATTCTCTCTTCACATGCATATTCAAATCTGAAAATTTGATGTGTCCAATCAGGAAGTGGGCACAGTGTTGTGGATTGAGATTGTGGATCTAGTCAACACACTATGATGTCATTATTGGGAGTATGTGATGTAACACATATCACAACACAATACTATTTTGCTGTCTGCTTTGCTTTGTCTGTTTCTTAACAAACTGTAGATGCATGTGTAggtgttttaaatgaaaatttTCCCCAAAGATTCTTGAACTTCGTATAACTAACGAAGTCATTGATAATTATGGAAATGTTGTTAAAAAGTACAATCAAATATGTataacatcttgccacacctgaaaaGTGATTCAATCACCTCAGACAAACCTAAGGCCCTGAttgagacaacacgtctccagcaaccatttgctatccgtttcggcggcgatttgaacaaagaacataccttgatcagaacttttgaggaaaagttcttgagacttcaccttttcTCTtcaccacaagagtacaaggtggagaattatgagagggatatttgtgtcatgtttgtttctttgttttaatgttgtgttcactgaaatcttgattctagtaacaacttcttcctgaaagataaccacgttattcttggtatctacacaaagctatcataataaaacaatcattcaactatattttgtaactgtaccaagatgtccagaacaatatttgaacaatggtatgaaccagccagagatcagatcacacctttggtaggtgtgaaggaaggaggggggagttgagaacccagcttcccccaatcaacatctgaccccagacaggtcctccctcgaactctgaactgtataaagccctaagatgaccatcaatctcggactccagcgaaaccgaccatggcatgaacgccattaGGATTGGTGTTctaaggacgtcgccaagcttctcctgagattcaactttataGTGATCACaacactatctggacgtttaaACAGAAGAACCAacaacgcaattctaattgcgacttcactgagatcccgcagactcagtcacatgacccagcgcagccgggcttggacttcagattcttcaaatgtaCCTTTGGCGCGAACCACCCTCaacctcattgatcaacccctgatcaaacgtaactatggctaacgctctttcctccctgacatggcattggcgtgagctctgtttatgatttgtaaggatgtaatcattgattgtacaatttctgtctttcgttAAGTTAAACAACTTCATTCtgttgaaaccaatctctcatatcaaacccataatctaacttgttcataagatctgtttacctgaCTTGAAtacattcattgtaaagatattttgacgtgcgtgttcactgatgttacgattggctctacacaaCAAATTCATTCAtaaagattagactgattattacatattaaacataggattccctaatgtcctaaaccaatattagggtggtgccccgagactttatgataaattaagtatttctatatctttaaacgagcaaaccccgctacaatgCGTTATGGCTAAAAGTTATTTACCACAAAGTCTTCAGAATTGGGGCGTTCATAATAGTTCCCCCACTACTTTACCCCAAAATTTAAGGTCTTAAACTGACAAAAGTTAGAAACCAATTATGGGTTTCTCTGtgcaaaaaataaatagttGAATATAGAAAAACTGATTTTTACATTTAGGTATTTAAGATTTACCCATTTAAAAACATCTATTCAGCCAACAGATATAAAATAAGAGAATGTTAAAAGTTGATGCATTAAAAGAAATGACCAGATGCATCTAACCATGTAAGTGTGCTTATATCACAGAAAGCGTGGTAGAACTGTCCAACTTCATTTTGTCCATTTCCAAAGCAGCACTAAAAGGGCACGACTCTCGCGCCAATCCCCAGGGAAAGAGCAAATACAAATTGGTCAGCATGCGTGCCCAACCACCCTCCCCGCACAAAGCTCCCTATCCAATTCGCCACAGGTGTACCCGATCATCAATTATCTGTTGTTATTCCTGGCCTGTGACATTACACATAAGACCTAAAGGAACAAGCCAGGAGAAAGAGACTAAATGAATAACATGCTAGTTAGTCATGACAGAGTGATACTGCAGTGGTCTACATATGGCCACAAACCTGTCATAAGTCATCACTGCTAACAGACAAATATCCCGTGATGGGTAATCATCCACTGTCCTTCAGTCCTGCCAGGGGGACACCCCTAAACACAAGTTGACGGGGAGCCTTGCATGTCTTCCAAACTGTACAAAATGAGGGGCAAGCCCAGTACTGCAGTGAACGGTGTTGTTATAGGCCTGGATCAACATTGGGAGTTTAGTTGTCCACTGGGCTTGCAACCCTGGACCCAGGGTTACCAGCAAAGACAATAATGTTCTATTAAATCTCTCACAAGCTCCATTACCTTGGGGGTGGTATGGGGTGGTTCGACTTTTTGTACACCCATACAGGCTGCAGAGTTGGTGTACTACCTCTGACTCGAATGCCCCACCCTGTTCTGCGTAGGCGTTCCGGACAGCCAAAGGGTTGGATGAGCGAAGTCCATACTGCTCTGGCCGTTGTCCGGGCCGTCTAATCCCTGGTGGGCACAGCTATTGCGTACTTCGAAAAAGCATTTGGACTACCCTGAGGTAGTCCAAAGCTACCTCAGGGCCTGGTTTACGCACCACACTGTCTGGACACTCCTCCGTCCACCCTCTCACGTCTCTGGCCATCCCCGGCCAGAAGAAACGGCATCGCAGCAGACTCAAAAACATTTCTGTACTGGCATGGCCCGAGGTCTGGTGGTATTCCTTCCAGACTTCCAAGCGATCCAGGGCAGGAACCAGTACTTGGAACACTGCAACTCCGGTCCCCGATTCCTGTCCCTGTCGGCCCAACACCCCATTTTGAAATTCCAGTTGATCCCACTCCAGCATCTAGGGCTGCATCGATGACACACAACTACGGGTTTGGAAAATGTAATGAACTTTCATTTGACACAACTTGCTCACTTCGTCAGCTTCTTCCTCCAGGGACCCGGTGTCGAGGCCGCCGTAGGGTCCTCGGGCCGCCTCTCCAATCGCTGGACATTAGCCTGTACCACAGCCGCTCGGGCTTCACCGGGTAGGCGGGACAAAGCATCGGCATTCTTGTTGGCGTACCCTGGTCGGTACTTCATGGAAAAAGAGAAGTTAGCTAATTGTGCCAGTCTCCAAATGGACCAGCGGATTGTTATCGGTAAAAACAGTAAAGGTGGTTCCCCATAGATAGTCTTTGAACTTCTCCGTAACGGCCCACTTTAGGGGCAAGGACTTCTAACTTGAAAGAGCTATAGTTCGGGTCATTTCTCTCAGTCGGGTGAAGGCTTCGGCTGGCATAGGCGATGACCCATTCTGTTCCTTTTTGCAACTGAGAAAGCACTGCTCCTAGCCCATCCAGGCTAGGGTCCGTATAGAGTCCAAACGGTAAGCTAAAATCTGCATACGCCAATACAGGGGCACTCAATAATGCTTGCTTTAGCTCATCAAATGCTTGCTGGCATGCTGGAGACCAGTGGATCTTAGCCACTGATTACAGCCTTGCCTTGTAACTTTTGGTTTAAGGGGCCAACCATCTGGGAGAAAGCTGGGAGAAACCGCCTATAATGTCCCACAAACACCAAAAAGTTGAGTCATTGTCCGAGGCACTGGCCACTCCCGTACTGCGGCAGTCTTCTCAGGGTCCGTGGTGACCCCTTGTTGACTTACTATGTGGCCCAGATATTTCACCTCCTTCCGGCAAAGACATCACTTTAAACCATGCTCTTGGAGACGCTGGAATACTTGTCAAAGGTGCTGGAGGTGGCTGTTGAAACATGGAGAAAACACAATTATATCATCCAGATAGATTAACAGGAAATAATTTACTAACCCTCCTAGGCACCGCTGCATCAGGCGCTGGAACGTCGCTGGGGCATTGCACAGACCGAATGGCATCCGGTTAAACTGACAAAGCCCTATTGGGGTAGCCAAAGCAGtcttttcctggtctgtggggTGGACCTGCACTTGCCAATACCCACTCGCCATGTCGAGGTTGGAATACCAGGCTGCTTCCTTGAGGTTGGTAAGAGACTTCTATCCTTGGCAGCGGGAAAGCATCTTTGTGAGTCACCGAGTTCAGCTGCCGGTAGTCTACGCAGAAACTCCAAGAGCCATCCTTCTTCATCACCAGTACCACTGGCGCAGCCCAAGGGCTGGCACTTTCCTGCACCACCGCAGTGGCCCTGTAACAATGACTGTAATGGAAAAGGCTAGGGGGTACTGGTCTGTACCTCTCACAAACCGGTGGGGCATCTCCCGTGGGTATCTGGTGTAGGACCGTGTTCGTATGGCCAAAGTCATCCTCGTCCGCAGCGAAATTACTTGTCCAGACATTCATTTCGGTCTCTGGGTCAAGACGTAACACCGACTGTCGAGGCAGTTTGGCGGTGCCCCAAAATTCCTTGGATGGTTTAACTGTAGTGCTGTGGGCCCATCGACATGCAGTGAAAGCCTTATCCCACGCCAGGCCTGCTGCGAATGGAAGCTTAGACTTGAATGCACCCACGCCAGGGTGAGTGCTCTGGGAAACAATCTTCCAGCAATCTTTGAGCACATTCATACCCAGCACCCCAAACTCAGAGCCCAAACAAGAGTCTGTAACAATGAATACTCCCTTGTTCACCACTTGTATTCCACCAAGCTCCATGTCCACCACTGCGTACCCCATATATGGAATGTGTAGTCCATTTGCTGCAGTCAGTTTTAGCCAAGTCAGATCCTGTATGCTGCCCAGCATTAAATCTGAAAAATGTCTCTGAAAAAGAGTGACTGAACAGGGTTACTTGGGGGCCACTATCCAGTATACAAGGGGTCTTCTCACCCCTTATCGTCACGCTGACTTCCGGACACTTGCCAACAAAAGAGGGCTCGTTTGTGGGCGCCTGTCCCTTCCACAGTCGTTTGCCCTATAACAGCCGTGGAGACAAAAAATCCCCCGATGAAGCCCCCCGTCGAGGGCAGAAACGCTGGGTATGGCCTGCCTGCTCACAGTCTAGACATATAGGTTGACCTTCCATATTCCAGCGATACCTTGGTGGCCCCCCGGTCAGTCCCCCGTCGTCtggtctgctcctcctct
Protein-coding regions in this window:
- the LOC136965178 gene encoding olfactory receptor 5AN1-like encodes the protein MGNMSVVTVFTLSGFGDITDYRVLVFSVTLLCYFVIVLVNVTVIMTIVFNRIFHVPMYIFLCNLCINGLFGTAGFYPKFLMDLLSHLQVISYAACLFQAFVIYSSFCIDICLLAVMAYDRFVAICRPLQYHSVMTKQWVAQLVSFSWIAPFGLIASAIIFTFHLRLCGSHIQKLYCANWLVAKLSCDATSWVTSSTPTNVVAYVTIFFYILLAIFIFCSYMQLIRSCFKSLENRGKFMSTCLPHLFALFNISIAGLFDVMHMRYGSNDLPQSLQNFLAVEILIGPPLFNPLIYGLTLTQIRNKILCRCLKRK